A single genomic interval of Paenibacillus sp. J23TS9 harbors:
- a CDS encoding DUF6382 domain-containing protein, translating to MLGLTRDFIQQGGTFMVLSGTNGIRSDELSKVEVSMISASRIPRFLPLHVQEVDLQVTLRYDMTEKKMLSHMLKGEKINMTEYYSLLLQLAETLEESAMYMLQPGKYVLEEEYIFVDGSLQEGTLYLTYIPLERTEGLRSVSDSLKELVTRFMASVIELSGGGVQQLLQFTVSEEFTVSGFKKLLLGLLSGAGEVRVNSAVNVKQGYISEPEHEQAFAAYSRAGGSKNTNHAYQGPQQAEMNSHAIKGRTERVSSENHEDSAIELALRRNRSSTAAEAFPMLSTSRNKPNPNHRDDDPEVPAFLKSWNGYGSGPEDEIIPDGEQEPASSRRTYIALGCLLMAAIVWRMIYMPAPSSGKMIVCLLLTVILGIAAVLSWVGRLFAPKNTGTASTTLNELPDFGSTELSADSKPSKGNTRFEIEQLTGFFKGGMKKGVEKPSEMAAIDHDPEPDWKWKFPQSQSDQRNGDDRESGTGKNEADNGARISAFNQRIWNHAGVNSDSDSPDTDIAERDYYSRLGQKTEILNSGKSGATVLLSNTVPAANAVSVKLAPVCYLLREGEGEARAERIELRQQHFVIGRSEEVAQYIENSVGASRAHVELSRTEDGGYQIKDLGSKNGTRLMGEMLVPYKEYPLHDGDRFIIVKGAYTFRSA from the coding sequence TTGTTGGGTTTAACAAGAGATTTTATACAACAGGGCGGGACCTTCATGGTATTGTCGGGAACCAATGGAATCCGGTCGGACGAGCTGAGCAAGGTGGAGGTGTCCATGATATCCGCTTCACGGATTCCCCGTTTCTTGCCGCTGCATGTGCAGGAGGTTGATCTGCAGGTGACTTTGCGCTACGACATGACGGAAAAGAAGATGCTCTCACACATGCTGAAAGGCGAGAAGATCAATATGACTGAATACTACAGTCTTCTGCTGCAGTTGGCGGAAACACTGGAAGAAAGTGCAATGTACATGCTCCAGCCCGGGAAGTACGTTCTGGAGGAAGAGTATATTTTTGTGGATGGCTCACTCCAGGAAGGCACACTTTACCTGACATATATTCCGCTTGAACGGACAGAAGGTTTAAGGTCGGTCAGTGACAGTTTAAAGGAGCTTGTTACCCGTTTCATGGCATCCGTCATTGAGCTGAGTGGTGGAGGCGTTCAGCAGCTGCTGCAGTTCACGGTTTCCGAGGAGTTTACGGTGAGCGGCTTTAAGAAGCTGCTCCTTGGACTGCTTTCCGGTGCAGGTGAGGTACGTGTGAACTCGGCAGTAAACGTGAAGCAGGGATATATTTCTGAACCGGAGCATGAACAAGCTTTTGCGGCCTACTCAAGAGCAGGAGGAAGCAAAAATACGAATCATGCATATCAGGGACCACAACAGGCGGAAATGAACTCCCATGCCATAAAGGGGAGAACGGAACGAGTGAGCTCTGAGAATCATGAAGACAGCGCGATCGAGTTGGCGCTAAGGCGAAACAGAAGTTCAACGGCAGCCGAAGCATTTCCGATGCTCAGCACAAGCCGGAATAAGCCTAATCCGAATCACCGGGATGATGATCCGGAAGTACCTGCCTTTCTCAAGAGTTGGAACGGTTACGGATCCGGTCCAGAGGATGAAATAATACCTGATGGAGAACAGGAACCTGCTTCATCGCGAAGAACTTACATAGCTCTTGGTTGTCTACTGATGGCGGCTATTGTGTGGAGAATGATCTATATGCCTGCCCCAAGCAGTGGAAAGATGATCGTATGCCTCTTGCTCACGGTTATCCTTGGTATAGCTGCTGTATTAAGCTGGGTTGGCAGGCTCTTTGCGCCAAAAAACACGGGGACGGCTTCAACTACGCTTAATGAGCTGCCCGATTTCGGTTCTACCGAGCTTTCTGCTGATTCAAAGCCAAGCAAAGGGAATACAAGATTTGAGATCGAACAATTGACGGGTTTCTTCAAAGGTGGCATGAAAAAGGGCGTGGAGAAGCCTTCTGAGATGGCTGCTATTGACCATGACCCTGAGCCGGATTGGAAATGGAAATTCCCTCAGTCACAATCGGATCAGAGAAACGGTGACGATAGGGAAAGCGGCACAGGGAAGAATGAAGCTGATAACGGGGCGCGGATTTCGGCATTTAACCAGAGGATATGGAATCATGCAGGTGTGAATTCAGATTCGGATTCACCGGATACGGACATAGCGGAAAGGGATTATTACAGCCGGCTCGGGCAAAAGACGGAAATACTGAATTCGGGCAAAAGCGGTGCAACCGTGCTTCTAAGTAATACGGTTCCTGCAGCGAATGCCGTATCTGTTAAACTTGCGCCCGTGTGTTATCTGCTAAGAGAAGGGGAAGGGGAAGCGAGGGCTGAACGCATCGAGCTGAGGCAGCAGCATTTTGTGATAGGCCGTTCTGAAGAGGTGGCACAATATATTGAAAACTCGGTGGGAGCCTCACGCGCACATGTGGAGCTGAGCCGGACCGAAGACGGAGGATATCAGATCAAAGATCTCGGCTCGAAAAATGGTACCCGTCTGATGGGAGAGATGCTGGTTCCTTATAAAGAATATCCGCTTCATGACGGGGATCGTTTTATCATCGTTAAGGGAGCTTATACCTTCCGCTCCGCCTAG
- a CDS encoding prepilin peptidase, with translation MDVSIWGCTLIIMAAFVTDIRTMKIPNWLTITAMFSGVLFHVITGGLQGVAFSAKGLGAGFGLLLIMHVIGAVGAGDVKLFGGIGAWMGTLLTVQCLVYSVLCAGVIGVMILLWRRETVKRLRKVVSSLTGVFILRSFQALKTGKEKQLRFPFMLAVVPGYIFACIYTLI, from the coding sequence ATGGATGTTTCAATCTGGGGCTGCACACTCATAATCATGGCTGCTTTTGTAACGGATATCAGAACCATGAAAATTCCAAATTGGTTGACAATAACCGCCATGTTCAGTGGAGTTCTATTTCATGTAATTACAGGCGGATTGCAGGGCGTAGCTTTTTCCGCCAAGGGGCTTGGAGCAGGCTTTGGATTGCTGCTTATTATGCATGTGATCGGTGCGGTTGGGGCTGGTGATGTGAAGCTGTTTGGAGGCATCGGGGCATGGATGGGGACACTCCTTACCGTCCAATGCCTGGTTTATTCTGTGCTCTGCGCCGGTGTCATAGGCGTCATGATTCTCTTGTGGAGACGGGAGACAGTGAAGAGACTGAGAAAAGTCGTGAGCAGCCTGACGGGCGTTTTCATCTTAAGGAGCTTTCAGGCTCTCAAGACCGGAAAGGAGAAGCAGCTCCGCTTTCCGTTTATGCTGGCAGTGGTTCCTGGTTATATTTTCGCCTGTATATATACACTCATATAA
- a CDS encoding TadE/TadG family type IV pilus assembly protein produces the protein MTGGNGEDQRGSMVVEASLVMPMFIFFVIFLIYMVKMTLISTALQSTVSDTVKMVSTHIYPVALAIEQKPPETDEDGKEPEGSWSIPKLSLRDWASQYTETMPAPLNEWMTAAVAKADNPLQDLKNQVAETVLDPVVKPILKPYMEGKLLDYDRIHVSNIQIPNLKTRTDPYFGIEVSYELPVKVPFLNKKIVLQAKAQERLWIGETEPSADDGNNGESGTKAVEVLEKPDPAYVGKKAKVRIKIEPGTSANLSVFYKSGQSTAKYLGEKQADSAGYIEWEWFVGPNTTPGTWPFVVTTADGQRTEVMFTVVKG, from the coding sequence ATGACCGGGGGAAACGGTGAAGACCAGCGGGGAAGCATGGTGGTTGAGGCATCGCTTGTAATGCCGATGTTCATCTTTTTTGTCATCTTCCTGATTTACATGGTGAAAATGACATTGATATCTACTGCCCTGCAGAGTACGGTATCCGATACCGTCAAAATGGTTTCGACCCATATATACCCGGTCGCGCTGGCCATAGAACAGAAGCCGCCCGAGACAGATGAGGACGGAAAAGAGCCGGAAGGGAGCTGGAGTATCCCTAAGCTCTCACTCCGTGATTGGGCATCACAATACACGGAAACAATGCCGGCCCCGTTGAATGAATGGATGACAGCTGCTGTGGCCAAAGCTGATAATCCGCTTCAGGATTTGAAGAATCAGGTCGCGGAGACTGTGCTTGATCCGGTGGTCAAGCCTATTTTAAAACCGTATATGGAAGGTAAACTGCTGGATTACGACAGAATCCATGTATCCAATATTCAGATCCCGAACTTAAAGACGCGGACAGATCCTTACTTCGGTATAGAAGTAAGCTATGAGCTTCCCGTGAAGGTGCCGTTTCTGAATAAGAAGATCGTCCTTCAGGCCAAGGCCCAAGAGCGGTTGTGGATTGGAGAGACGGAGCCAAGCGCCGATGATGGGAATAATGGTGAGTCCGGCACAAAGGCTGTAGAAGTTCTGGAGAAACCAGACCCGGCTTATGTCGGGAAAAAGGCGAAGGTCCGCATCAAGATAGAGCCGGGGACATCTGCAAACCTGTCTGTCTTTTACAAGAGTGGTCAAAGCACAGCTAAATATCTGGGAGAAAAGCAAGCGGATTCGGCAGGATATATTGAATGGGAATGGTTTGTCGGGCCGAATACAACCCCGGGCACATGGCCCTTCGTTGTGACAACTGCTGACGGTCAGAGAACCGAAGTGATGTTTACTGTCGTGAAGGGTTAA